A genomic window from Silene latifolia isolate original U9 population chromosome Y, ASM4854445v1, whole genome shotgun sequence includes:
- the LOC141630814 gene encoding uncharacterized protein LOC141630814, producing MAGDDDAVPTPKIDSQSPYYLGSNAGPEAKISNVVLRRHNYDDWKNSMRMSLKSHRKFGFIDGTIKKPTDPVLLENWEVVHCTLVQWIHNTIDESLLETISYVEDASVLWNDLAAQFSVVDGTVIYNMKTQLKNCVQTKGMDVTTYYGKLKSLWDSLVVHEPPFACKCGDCKCNIGPDAIKRLDNERLHQFFMGLDPTLYGPRAWGDKVLFCQYCDTRGHEVSTCYIKSQRFPEWWGDRPRTLKELRRAQAARRNRGSTSGPSSSAGPTSGAPGSGKEQVVKANMDRSLKTTIGSGELRDGLCWIRACAPSTGIHQVSALGPRDLWHRHLGHPSDQVVKTISFASKFNFNKDWFCDVCHLSKQHRHSFRNNEQRALNIFDLVHCDLWGPYRIPSSCGAKYFLTIVDDFSRATWVYLLLDKTEVTDMFMNFINMVSTQLSKTLKVVQSDNGTEFNRLAGYFFAHGIKFQKSCVGTPQQNGRVERKHRHILNVARSLLFQANLNKSFWGESILTAVFLINRTSSPLIDNKTPYECLYGLSPSYANLRVFGCLAFAHNQNARGDNFEKRGRKCIFVGYPSDKKGWKLFDLETESYFISRDVIFHETSFPFATPVSDSVHSPSSPNPNEPFNGTGEGAAETAATGETPDVGSGATATGPATAIDAAETATTDTEETAETAATDATDAAAPVSGSANSGNSENRPGTAANNSAGSEGNVGYVLGTTRNPSPSSSSSNPSTSSSGTPYDLAHYINCNIFSEKQRHFIAAITSGIEPPSFKEAIKDDGWCTAMKAEIEALERNEMWELTDLPKDKKALGC from the exons ATGGCCGGTGACGATGATGCTGTTCCCACTCCCAAAATCGATTCTCAATCCCCATATTATCTCGGTTCCAACGCTGGTCCCGAGGCTAAGATCTCTAATGTCGTTTTACGACGCCACAATTACGATGACTGGAAAAATTCTATGCGAATGTCTTTGAAATCGCACCGAAAATTCGGTTTCATTGATGGCACTATAAAAAAACCCACTGATCCTGTTCTGCTTGAAAATTGGGAAGTTGTGCACTGTACTCTTGTGCAGTGGATTCACAACACCATTGATGAGTCTCTTCTTGAAACGATCTCTTATGTCGAAGACGCCTCTGTTTTATGGAATGATCTTGCTGCGCAATTCTCGGTTGTCGACGGTACAGTGATTTACAATATGAAAACTCAACTTAAAAATTGCGTTCAAACCAAAGGTATGGACGTTACTACTTATTATGGTAAACTTAAATCGCTTTGGGATTCGCTTGTTGTTCATGAACCTCCTTTTGCTTGCAAATGTGGAGATTGTAAATGTAATATTGGACCCGATGCTATTAAACGCCTTGATAATGAGCGTCTCCATCAGTTTTTTATGGGACTTGATCCAACTTTGTATG GACCAAGGGCGTGGGGGGATAAAGTTCTGTTTTGTCAGTATTGTGATACTCGTGGCCATGAGGTTTCAACTTGTTATATTAAATCCCAGCGGTTCCCGGAGTGGTGGGGTGATCGCCCACGCACTCTTAAAGAATTGCGTCGTGCTCAGGCTGCTAGGCGCAATCGTGGCTCTACCAGTGGCCCTTCGTCCTCTGCTGGACCGACGAGTGGGGCTCCGGGCAGCGGTAAGGAGCAGGTCGTGAAGGCTAATATG GACCGTTCTTTGAAGACGACGATTGGGAGTGGTGAGCTACGGGATGGATTGTGTTGGATTCGTGCGTGTGCTCCTTCAACGGGTATTCATCAAGTAAGTGCTCTAGGACCTCGTGACCTTTGGCACCGTCATCTTGGGCACCCATCTGATCAAGTTGTCAAGACTATTTCTTTTGCTAGCAAGTTTAATTTCAATAAGGACTGGTTTTGTGatgtttgtcatttgtcaaaacAGCATCGTCATAGTTTTCGCAATAATGAACAACGTGCTTTGAATATTTTTGATCTTGtacattgtgatttatggggACCGTATCGTATCCCGTCCTCTTGTGGTGCGAAATATTTTTTGACAATTGTGGATGATTTTTCCCGGGCAACTTGGGTTTATTTATTGCTTGATAAAACAGAGGTGACGGACATGTTCATGAATTTTATTAATATGGTTTCTACTCAATTATCTAAAACCCTTAAAGTCGTCCAAAGTGACAATGGTACAGAATTTAATCGTCTTGCTGGTTATTTCTTTGCTCACGGTATTAAGTTTCAAAAGTCTTGTGTTGGGACTCCTCAGCAAAACGGGCGGGTTGAGAGAAAACACCGTCACATATTGAATGTAGCACGTTCACTCTTATTTCAAGCCAATTTAAATAAATCTTTTTGGGGTGAAAGTATTCTCACTGCAGTTTTTCTTATCAATCGCACATCTTCCCCTTTGATTGACAATAAAACCCCTTATGAATGTTTATACGGATTGAGCCCGTCTTATGCCAACTTGCGTGTTTTTGGATGTCTAGCCTTTGCTCATAACCAAAATGCTCGTGGTGATAACTTTGAAAAACGGGGTCGCAAGTGTATTTTTGTTGGGTATCCAAGTGATAAGAAAGGTTGGAAGTTGTTTGATCTTGAGACGGAATCGTATTTTATTTCTCGTGATGTCATTTTTCACGAAACTTCCTTCCCTTTTGCTACACCTGTCTCGGACTCTGTCCATTCTCCTTCCTCCCCTAATCCCAATGAACCTTTTAATGGGACGGGGGAAGGGGCCGCTGAAACGGCTGCTACAGGGGAAACCCCTGATGTAGGCTCTGGAGCTACTGCCACAGGTCCTGCTACTGCAATAGACGCGGCTGAAACAGCAACAACAGACACGGAAGAAACAGCCGAAACAGCTGCCACTGACGCGACAGATGCAGCAGCCCCTGTTTCTGGTTCTGCAAATTCTGGAAATTCTGAAAATAGGCCTGGTACTGCTGCAAATAACAGCGCTGGTAGCGAAGGGAATGTTG GTTATGTGCTTGGAACTACACGCAATCCATCCCCGTCTTCTAGCTCATCCAATCCATCCACGTCGTCTTCAGGTACACCTTATGATTTAGCACAttatattaattgtaatattttttCGGAGAAACAACGTCATTTTATTGCAGCGATTACATCAGGAATTGAGCCACCGTCTTTTAAAGAAGCAATAAAGGACGATGGTTGGTGTACGGCCATGAAGGCCGAAATTGAGGCTCTTGAACGGAATGAAATGTGGGAGCTCACTGATCTTCCTAAAGACAAAAAAGCTCTTGGTTGTTGA